From a single Entelurus aequoreus isolate RoL-2023_Sb linkage group LG12, RoL_Eaeq_v1.1, whole genome shotgun sequence genomic region:
- the LOC133661370 gene encoding aldo-keto reductase family 1 member D1-like, producing MDGWILYTHIIHTKKSNHNGVTHFAYWCCPPAGRGSGPAWCRQPCTVQEGTSCKRSEDMEGVWALCCESSTCRQDRDGNIMPLIGLGTYGDPRTTPKETAYKSVKLAIETGYRHIDGALVYFNEHEVGQAIRDKIADGTVKRQDIFYCGKLWNTFHPPQLVRPALERTLKTLQLDFVDLYIVEMPTAFKPGDTFYPRDEDGKYIYHETDLCATWEALEACKDAGLAKSLGVSNFNKRQLELILNKPGLKHKPVSNQVECHPYFTQPKLLEYCRNNDIVLVGYSPLGTSRDESWVNLTCPPLLEDELLVSLAKKYKKTPAQVALRFNVQRGVVVIPKSFSPSRIKENFQIFDFCLSEEDMKAIEGLNKNIRFVELLMWSNHPEYPFHDDY from the exons atggatggatggatactgtatACTCATATAATACACACCAAGAAATCCAATCATAATGGAGTCACTCACTTTGCTTATTGGTGTTGTCCCCCTGCAGGCCGAGGGAGTGGTCCCGCCTGGTGTCGCCAGCCCTGCACGGTGCAGGAAGGCACCTCTTGCAAAAGGAGTGAAGACATGGAAGGAGTTTGGGCTCTCTGTTGTGAAAGCTCAACTTGCAGACAGGACAG GGACGGGAATATCATGCCTTTGATTGGACTGGGTACATATGGAGATCCCCGCACG ACCCCTAAAGAGACTGCATATAAGTCTGTGAAACTGGCTATAGAAACAGGATACAGACACATTGACGGAGCTTTGGTTTACTTTAATGAACATGAGGTGGGACAAGCTATAAGGGACAAAATAGCTGATGGAACCGTGAAAAGACAAGATATATTCTACTGTGGAAAG CTGTGGAACACGTTCCATCCGCCACAACTGGTCCGGCCCGCTTTGGAGAGGACCTTGAAAACTTTGCAGCTGGATTTTGTTGATTTATACATTGTTGAGATGCCCACGGCGTTTAAG CCAGGAGACACCTTCTACCCAAGAGATGAGGATGGGAAGTACATTTATCATGAGACGGATCTGTGTGCAACTTGGGAG GCTTTGGAAGCATGCAAAGATGCAGGATTAGCAAAATCTCTCGGAGTGTCCAACTTCAACAAGCGACAGTTGGAGTTGATCCTCAACAAGCCTGGCCTGAAACACAAACCAGTTTCAAATCAG GTTGAATGCCATCCTTATTTCACTCAGCCAAAGTTACTGGAGTACTGCAGGAATAACGACATTGTCCTCGTGGGATACAGCCCATTAGGAACATCGAGGGATGAGTCCTG GGTTAATCTAACCTGCCCGCCACTCTTGGAGGATGAGCTGCTTGTGTCGCTGGCTAAAAAGTACAAGAAGACCCCAGCTCAGGTTGCGCTTAGGTTCAATGTGCAGAGAGGAGTCGTGGTCATCCCGAAGAGCTTCAGCCCTAGTCGTATCAAGGAAAACTTCCAG ATCTTTGACTTCTGCCTGTCTGAGGAGGACATGAAGGCCATCGAGGGGCTGAACAAGAATATTCGCTTCGTGGAGCTCCTAAT GTGGTCCAATCACCCTGAGTATCCATTTCATGATGACTACTAA